Proteins encoded together in one Terriglobus saanensis SP1PR4 window:
- a CDS encoding Ig-like domain-containing protein — translation MRKCTKIVWLSLFCALVLLVTGCGQEAATIPDIAHPVVNSTDPVAAAVGVSPTRAISAMFSKPMNSATITATTFKLAGPGGTSIPGSVTYNATGSIASFSPSTALAYSTTYIATITTGATDQANPANSLAADYVWSFTTLSASGTPIPPTVIATTPLNGATDVALNQTVTATFSTAMSPASINSTTFQLRDSSGLLIPGTVSYASTGNLLTFVPAVTLTAATTYLATITTGVQNINGTSLAANYTWGLTTVRPLIVAPAVVSTNPINSATSVPQNQAVSTSFSMAMNASTMNSTTFKLAGPGGAAVAGTVTYSGGVANFVPSAPLATDTTYVATITTGAQSASGIPLTNDYVWTFTTVPTAAPPGVIATNPVTNAANVPFNQQIAATFNQAMNPATLNGTTFTITAPGGIPVAGTVTYVAAGSIVTFSPTVALLPITTYVATITTGSQNATGIGLASNYAWAFTTGVAPDITPPTVISTIPLNGATDVPFNQALTANFSEAMDPTTINSATFTLTAPGNIPVSGLVSYAAISNSATFTPTAGLAANTLFTATITTNAKDLAGNALLTNYVWTFSTSAAPDTTPPTVTVTVPNDGAMDVPLNQVISATFSEAMNPLSLSTTTFQLIPIGGNPVAATISYDAVNFIANLHPVASLASGTSYSVLVTAGATDLAGNPLAAGEVSNPWTFTTSVVTVPPTVISTNPVNGATSVPLNQAVSTSFSMAMNASTINSATFKLAGPGGATVAGTVTYAGGVANFVPSAPLATNTTYVATITMGAQSASGTPLANDYVWTFTTVPTAAPPSVIATNPVTNAANVPLNQQIAATFNRAMNPATLNGTTFTVNSSLGTVVTGTVAYVAGNNTATFTPSAALLPNTTYVATITTGAQDTTGIGLAANYVWTFRTVPAPTPPTVISTTPANNAASVPTNQVISATFSEAMNSGTINGTTFTLTAPGGVAVAGAVTYLATGSIATFSPIADLTPNTTYVATITTGAQDLLGVGLASNYVWTFTTVAAPGPPVVAGTNPTNGASGIAVGTTLSAIFSVTMNASTINSATFKLAGPGGVAVGGTVTYSGGVANFVPSTTLATNTTYVATITMGAQSASGTPLANDYVWTFTTVPPPTPPTVVSTVPLNGATGVLLNQTLSAVFDKAMNPATLNGTTFTVNSSLGTVVPGAVAYVAGNNTATFTPSAALLPNTTYVATITTGAQDTTGIGLAANYVWTFRTVPAPTPPTVISTTPANNAASVPTNQKILATFSEAMNSGTINGTTFTLTAPGGVAVAGAVTYLATGSIATFSPAVDLTPNTTYVATITTGAQDLLGVGLASNYVWTFTTVAAGDTTKPSVISTVPLNGATGVAFNTAIAATFSEAMDPTTITSSSFTVTGPGIIPVAGAVTYAAIGNTATFTPTASLAPATLFTATITTNATDLAGNSLATSYVWTFTTGAIPDTTSPTITLTNPVSGATAVPLTQTISATFSEAMDPLTLTTATFTLATAGGDAVTGTVAYDSVNFIATFTPSDPLVAGTSYLATVTAGAKDLAGNALAGGSIPNPWNFATSSIVVPPPVNLGTVTLFGGFGGASGITNQGLLTVINGNIGTTGSSVLITGLHDNTANCIYTETTLNMGLVNGTIDTAPPSPTVGCPNEGTAATAAIAVQASTDALSAYNALVAFPNGLDVSICSGCGGGAPGELGNRVLAPGIYKSTLGTFAISVGDLTLDAQGDPNAFWVFQMETTLDVGTPSVPRNVVLTNGAQAKNVFWQVGTAATINGTVGGGTLQGTVISQANTSVSTAGVVAVTTINGRLLVLDGPLTLVNTVINVPAP, via the coding sequence ATGCGCAAGTGTACGAAGATTGTTTGGTTGTCGCTCTTCTGTGCATTAGTTCTGTTGGTGACTGGCTGCGGACAAGAAGCTGCAACGATACCAGATATCGCGCATCCAGTGGTAAATTCCACGGACCCCGTAGCCGCTGCAGTAGGCGTCTCACCTACTCGGGCCATTTCAGCAATGTTCAGTAAGCCGATGAACTCCGCGACCATCACGGCAACAACGTTTAAGCTGGCCGGTCCTGGAGGCACATCCATTCCTGGAAGCGTGACCTACAACGCCACCGGTTCCATTGCATCGTTTTCGCCCTCCACAGCTCTTGCATACAGCACCACCTACATAGCCACCATTACGACAGGAGCGACAGACCAAGCAAATCCTGCGAACTCGCTCGCGGCAGATTATGTATGGAGCTTCACAACGCTTTCGGCCTCGGGAACGCCCATTCCACCCACCGTTATCGCGACCACACCATTGAACGGAGCGACGGATGTTGCTCTTAATCAGACCGTGACCGCTACCTTTAGTACCGCGATGTCTCCTGCGTCGATCAATTCGACGACGTTCCAACTCAGAGATTCGAGCGGTCTTTTAATTCCTGGGACGGTCTCTTACGCATCCACGGGAAATCTTCTCACCTTTGTGCCGGCCGTTACACTTACCGCTGCGACGACTTACCTTGCAACAATCACCACGGGCGTGCAGAACATCAATGGAACGAGTCTCGCCGCAAACTATACGTGGGGCCTTACCACGGTAAGACCGCTCATTGTTGCTCCCGCCGTTGTATCGACCAATCCGATCAACAGTGCGACGTCTGTTCCGCAGAACCAGGCCGTCTCCACGAGTTTCAGCATGGCGATGAACGCTTCGACTATGAATTCAACTACCTTCAAGCTTGCCGGGCCGGGGGGCGCGGCTGTGGCTGGCACCGTGACCTACTCCGGAGGGGTGGCCAACTTTGTACCTTCTGCACCCCTGGCCACCGACACCACCTATGTCGCCACCATTACGACAGGGGCACAGAGTGCCTCAGGGATACCTCTAACAAATGATTATGTATGGACCTTCACAACGGTTCCCACCGCAGCCCCTCCTGGTGTGATTGCCACGAACCCTGTCACCAATGCCGCGAACGTGCCATTCAACCAGCAGATTGCCGCTACCTTCAACCAGGCCATGAACCCAGCAACGCTGAATGGAACGACGTTCACAATAACCGCGCCTGGCGGAATCCCCGTCGCAGGCACAGTCACCTATGTGGCTGCAGGTTCGATTGTGACCTTTTCGCCGACGGTTGCTCTCTTGCCAATTACCACGTACGTGGCAACGATCACAACGGGCTCTCAAAATGCTACGGGGATTGGTCTGGCCAGTAACTATGCCTGGGCCTTTACCACGGGCGTGGCCCCAGATATCACCCCGCCTACGGTCATATCTACGATCCCTCTGAATGGTGCGACAGATGTGCCTTTCAACCAGGCGCTTACGGCTAACTTCAGTGAAGCCATGGACCCCACAACCATCAACTCCGCTACCTTCACACTGACGGCTCCTGGAAATATTCCGGTTTCAGGCTTGGTAAGCTATGCGGCGATCAGCAACTCGGCCACCTTCACGCCCACGGCTGGCCTTGCAGCGAATACTCTCTTTACGGCCACCATCACGACGAATGCAAAAGATCTTGCAGGCAACGCCTTACTGACTAACTATGTGTGGACCTTCAGCACCAGCGCCGCTCCGGATACCACTCCGCCGACTGTTACTGTCACAGTTCCAAATGACGGTGCGATGGATGTTCCGTTGAACCAGGTGATCAGTGCCACGTTCAGCGAAGCGATGAACCCACTGTCGTTAAGTACAACAACTTTCCAGCTGATTCCAATAGGCGGGAATCCGGTGGCTGCCACCATATCCTACGATGCGGTCAATTTCATCGCCAACCTGCATCCCGTCGCATCTCTCGCCTCCGGCACCTCTTACAGCGTCCTTGTCACAGCTGGCGCCACGGATCTGGCAGGCAATCCGCTTGCGGCGGGGGAAGTATCAAATCCCTGGACTTTTACCACAAGTGTTGTCACTGTTCCTCCTACCGTTATATCGACCAATCCGGTGAACGGAGCTACGTCTGTTCCGCTGAACCAGGCCGTCTCCACGAGTTTCAGCATGGCGATGAACGCTTCGACTATCAATTCCGCTACCTTCAAGCTTGCAGGGCCGGGTGGCGCGACGGTGGCTGGTACCGTGACCTACGCCGGAGGAGTGGCCAACTTTGTACCTTCTGCGCCCCTGGCTACCAATACCACCTATGTCGCCACTATTACGATGGGGGCACAGAGTGCCTCAGGAACACCGTTAGCAAATGATTATGTATGGACCTTCACAACAGTTCCCACCGCAGCTCCTCCCAGTGTGATTGCGACTAACCCTGTCACCAATGCTGCGAACGTGCCGCTCAACCAGCAGATTGCCGCTACCTTCAATCGGGCCATGAATCCAGCGACGCTGAATGGGACGACGTTCACAGTGAACTCATCGCTGGGCACCGTAGTCACGGGCACGGTGGCTTATGTCGCAGGCAATAACACCGCAACGTTTACTCCTTCTGCCGCTCTACTTCCCAACACTACCTATGTGGCAACAATCACAACCGGCGCACAGGACACGACAGGGATAGGACTGGCCGCGAACTACGTGTGGACCTTCAGAACGGTGCCCGCGCCAACACCGCCAACGGTGATCTCCACTACACCGGCGAATAATGCGGCCAGTGTTCCGACCAATCAGGTGATCAGTGCCACCTTCAGCGAAGCCATGAACTCCGGCACCATTAACGGAACAACCTTTACTCTCACAGCACCGGGTGGAGTGGCCGTTGCTGGCGCGGTAACCTATCTTGCCACAGGCTCCATCGCCACCTTCTCACCTATTGCCGATCTCACTCCCAACACCACCTATGTGGCAACCATTACTACGGGCGCACAGGACCTACTTGGCGTAGGACTCGCCAGTAACTACGTCTGGACCTTCACAACCGTCGCAGCTCCCGGACCTCCTGTAGTGGCGGGAACAAATCCTACCAATGGAGCCAGTGGAATTGCCGTAGGAACAACTCTGAGCGCAATCTTTAGCGTGACGATGAACGCTTCGACTATCAATTCCGCTACCTTCAAGCTTGCCGGGCCGGGTGGCGTAGCGGTTGGTGGCACTGTGACCTACTCCGGAGGGGTGGCCAACTTTGTACCTTCTACCACCCTGGCCACCAACACCACCTATGTCGCCACTATTACGATGGGGGCACAGAGTGCCTCAGGGACACCGCTTGCAAATGATTATGTATGGACCTTCACAACGGTCCCGCCGCCTACGCCACCCACTGTTGTCTCTACGGTTCCGCTCAATGGAGCTACGGGAGTCCTGCTCAATCAAACGTTGAGTGCCGTTTTCGACAAGGCCATGAACCCAGCGACGCTGAATGGGACGACGTTCACAGTGAACTCATCGTTGGGCACCGTAGTCCCAGGCGCGGTGGCTTATGTCGCAGGCAACAACACCGCAACATTTACCCCTTCTGCCGCTCTACTTCCCAACACTACCTATGTGGCAACAATCACAACCGGCGCACAGGACACGACAGGAATTGGACTGGCCGCGAACTATGTGTGGACCTTCAGAACGGTGCCCGCGCCAACACCGCCCACGGTAATCTCCACCACACCAGCCAACAATGCGGCCAGTGTTCCGACCAATCAGAAGATCCTCGCCACCTTCAGCGAAGCCATGAACTCCGGCACCATCAACGGAACGACCTTTACTCTCACAGCACCGGGCGGAGTGGCCGTTGCTGGCGCGGTAACCTATCTTGCCACAGGCTCCATCGCCACCTTCTCACCCGCTGTCGACCTCACACCCAACACCACCTATGTGGCAACCATTACCACGGGCGCACAAGACCTACTTGGCGTAGGACTTGCCAGTAACTACGTCTGGACCTTCACAACCGTCGCAGCAGGGGACACGACGAAACCGTCCGTGATCTCCACCGTTCCGCTCAACGGCGCAACCGGAGTTGCCTTCAACACAGCCATTGCTGCAACCTTCAGTGAAGCGATGGATCCGACGACGATCACATCGTCAAGCTTCACGGTAACGGGACCTGGAATCATTCCAGTCGCCGGTGCCGTGACATACGCAGCAATTGGAAATACCGCCACCTTCACCCCGACGGCAAGTCTTGCGCCTGCAACCTTGTTCACCGCAACGATCACAACGAACGCCACCGATCTGGCAGGCAACTCGCTGGCCACCAGCTATGTCTGGACGTTCACGACCGGGGCGATACCTGATACAACTTCGCCAACCATTACGCTGACCAATCCTGTGAGCGGCGCCACTGCGGTTCCACTCACGCAGACCATCAGTGCCACCTTCAGCGAGGCAATGGATCCGCTGACCCTCACGACCGCAACATTTACGCTGGCCACCGCAGGCGGTGACGCCGTTACTGGGACAGTCGCCTACGACTCGGTGAACTTCATTGCTACCTTCACCCCATCCGACCCGCTTGTAGCGGGGACTTCCTACCTCGCGACGGTAACAGCGGGCGCAAAAGACTTAGCTGGAAATGCCCTTGCGGGTGGGTCCATTCCAAATCCATGGAACTTTGCGACAAGCTCCATTGTCGTTCCGCCACCGGTCAATCTCGGTACTGTCACACTGTTCGGTGGTTTCGGAGGAGCCTCCGGGATCACCAATCAGGGACTTCTGACGGTGATCAATGGCAATATCGGAACGACGGGTTCCTCCGTATTGATTACAGGTCTTCACGACAACACCGCGAATTGCATCTATACGGAAACCACGCTCAACATGGGATTGGTGAACGGGACTATCGATACAGCGCCGCCTTCACCGACCGTCGGATGTCCGAACGAAGGAACCGCTGCGACTGCGGCGATTGCTGTACAGGCCTCTACGGATGCGCTCAGTGCATACAACGCTCTTGTCGCCTTTCCGAATGGCCTGGATGTATCTATTTGTTCAGGTTGCGGAGGCGGGGCTCCGGGAGAACTTGGCAACCGCGTTCTGGCACCGGGTATCTACAAATCCACCCTGGGAACCTTCGCCATCAGTGTGGGCGATCTCACGCTGGATGCGCAAGGTGACCCCAATGCCTTCTGGGTTTTCCAGATGGAAACGACCTTGGATGTCGGCACGCCATCTGTCCCCCGAAACGTAGTCCTCACGAATGGAGCGCAGGCAAAAAACGTCTTTTGGCAGGTTGGCACCGCAGCAACGATCAACGGAACTGTTGGCGGCGGAACGCTGCAAGGGACAGTCATTTCCCAGGCGAACACTTCCGTTTCTACTGCCGGTGTGGTTGCAGTAACCACCATCAACGGCAGGCTCCTGGTCCTGGACGGCCCGCTCACACTCGTCAACACTGTAATCAATGTCCCTGCGCCCTAG
- a CDS encoding winged helix-turn-helix domain-containing protein: MLLILLEQPGKIVTKDELGRRLWGSDALIEVDDSLYVVAGKLREALGDRAVNPRFFKNIQGRGYQFIGDVTSSFEPYAIGNAVVEGSDNAGDVLGASSDVPSLSRARRFAFWSGLTFVGLIVFCAAMYKYVNRSLVSDQDRVVVGSFINSTGNPDLDGTLSSAVQLKLQESPYLSLVSDQKFRAKLKAVKQMTFEAELQTCSSLDAQVLLKGRILPKTQGYQISLSAWRCGTGGLLTTQEADATTQASILSAVDLATERMRRRLGEPEASLQKFNVPLMQATTASLAALKAFTLGEETRFDPNGGAIASYRLAIDLDPQFALAYARLGTAYYNTSHYALGMQYNKKAFDLRGRATDRERLYIITHYYEFATGETLLAIEDYERWRTIYPRDAVPLNNLANIYLTMGQPEKALPFALRVIQLDPTNEALYGNLAFAYLGLGEYAKVDGLCKDPVHTLRAPIYFRRVCFRAAAAEDDDAGMQRILESVRGNPQENLVVDDYAWVAMSRGQVAKARELFFHARQNAIEQGALDYSTSIQLDKVSIEADFGYLAYAAADLKVITTLETEDPAEQASAARAAAKTGNLVRAEYLAKAANARAPLNTIVNAALLAAARSEIHAQKRQYAAAIQSLEQTRPYDFCVAMDLSPGYYRGLAYIQAKKFEQAAAEFQRVIEHRAQADFPIYVILSELELAHTQELLGNRKAAEKGFQALKHLWENADSGFLPLSKLHAYENLHKTTSLVGSSSR, encoded by the coding sequence ATGTTGCTGATTCTGTTAGAGCAGCCTGGAAAAATCGTAACCAAAGATGAACTCGGACGAAGACTATGGGGAAGTGACGCGCTGATCGAGGTCGACGATAGCCTCTATGTCGTCGCAGGCAAGTTGCGAGAAGCGTTGGGTGACAGAGCGGTCAACCCGCGATTTTTCAAAAACATCCAAGGCCGGGGATATCAGTTTATCGGAGACGTAACATCGTCTTTCGAGCCGTATGCAATTGGAAATGCTGTCGTTGAGGGCTCCGATAACGCGGGCGATGTCCTGGGGGCTTCGAGTGATGTCCCCAGTCTTTCTCGCGCGAGACGCTTCGCTTTTTGGTCTGGCCTCACCTTCGTGGGTTTGATCGTCTTTTGTGCCGCGATGTATAAATATGTCAATCGATCTCTTGTCAGCGACCAGGACCGCGTTGTCGTCGGCTCGTTTATCAACAGCACCGGAAATCCTGATTTGGATGGGACTCTTTCCTCCGCAGTGCAGCTAAAACTGCAGGAGTCCCCATATCTGAGCCTCGTTTCGGACCAAAAGTTTCGGGCGAAGCTTAAGGCCGTGAAGCAAATGACTTTTGAGGCAGAATTGCAGACCTGTTCTTCGCTGGACGCGCAAGTTCTTCTAAAGGGCCGTATTCTCCCCAAGACGCAGGGATATCAGATTTCACTCTCCGCATGGCGGTGCGGTACCGGAGGTTTGTTGACGACGCAGGAGGCTGATGCTACCACACAGGCTTCGATTTTGTCCGCGGTTGATCTAGCCACCGAGCGAATGCGACGTCGGCTTGGCGAACCAGAAGCAAGCTTGCAAAAATTCAATGTGCCACTCATGCAGGCGACTACTGCTTCTCTAGCGGCGTTGAAGGCTTTTACCTTGGGCGAGGAAACCCGCTTTGATCCTAACGGCGGCGCAATTGCCAGCTACAGACTAGCGATAGATCTGGACCCGCAGTTTGCACTTGCGTACGCACGCTTGGGCACGGCTTACTACAACACGAGTCATTATGCTCTCGGTATGCAGTACAACAAAAAAGCTTTCGATTTGCGCGGCCGAGCTACGGACCGCGAAAGGCTTTACATCATCACGCATTACTACGAGTTTGCGACCGGTGAGACGCTGCTAGCCATTGAGGATTATGAGCGTTGGCGCACCATTTATCCGCGTGATGCCGTTCCATTGAACAACCTGGCGAATATTTATCTGACAATGGGCCAACCTGAGAAAGCCTTACCGTTTGCTCTACGAGTCATCCAACTGGATCCAACAAACGAGGCTCTCTACGGAAATCTGGCTTTTGCCTACCTCGGCCTTGGCGAATATGCGAAGGTTGACGGACTCTGCAAGGATCCGGTTCACACACTTAGGGCGCCAATATATTTCAGGAGGGTTTGTTTTCGCGCCGCCGCCGCGGAGGATGACGATGCTGGCATGCAACGAATTTTGGAGTCTGTTCGCGGAAACCCTCAGGAGAATCTGGTCGTCGACGACTACGCCTGGGTTGCCATGTCTCGCGGGCAAGTTGCCAAGGCGCGTGAGCTTTTTTTTCACGCCAGGCAGAACGCAATCGAGCAGGGAGCTCTCGATTACTCAACCTCTATCCAACTGGATAAGGTCAGTATCGAAGCCGATTTTGGTTACCTGGCCTACGCTGCCGCTGACTTAAAGGTAATCACTACCCTCGAGACCGAAGATCCTGCTGAGCAAGCCTCAGCCGCCCGCGCCGCAGCCAAGACGGGCAATTTAGTTCGAGCCGAGTATCTTGCGAAAGCTGCAAACGCGCGCGCACCACTCAACACGATTGTGAATGCTGCTCTGCTTGCGGCGGCTCGTTCTGAAATTCATGCACAGAAGCGGCAATATGCTGCGGCAATCCAGTCTCTTGAGCAGACGCGGCCCTACGATTTCTGTGTAGCGATGGATCTGTCGCCGGGGTACTATCGAGGTTTGGCTTATATCCAGGCCAAGAAATTCGAGCAGGCTGCAGCAGAGTTTCAGCGCGTCATAGAACATCGAGCACAGGCTGATTTTCCCATTTACGTCATCCTTTCTGAGTTGGAACTCGCCCATACGCAAGAACTGCTCGGAAACCGCAAAGCGGCTGAAAAGGGGTTCCAAGCTTTAAAGCATCTATGGGAGAACGCAGATTCAGGCTTCCTTCCACTCTCCAAGCTGCACGCGTACGAGAATCTCCATAAGACTACGTCACTGGTTGGAAGCTCCTCCCGTTGA
- a CDS encoding beta strand repeat-containing protein, whose product MAPELDELKKRAAAASGGKPSRTQIHPDASGVGGSNVNFPGFISAPYVNAVDGDPNIGYSSVSGDFNGDGKMDVATVKVDGVIDVILNPGTFANIASVTPVISNDNGNTALLFVENVIAADMNNDGFTDLIGQDFNNNAIVIWLSNGDGTFAAPASYPVKFASGAAWYGSSGSSIMVGDFNGDGALDIVTLNIVSSFSPTIETSFSEITYVNNSNGRLTALPEEVTTFPDYYSSALNFSSVFTTDGIKASGIAFVLTDNAFNASFNGGSVVGTMLSNGDGTFKAPVAPTKILIPNADIFVANVSFLSANLTSEGTPKLPPPGTVGSGFATTDFVFMEADGAVWDVPFTSGNPITAHVLVGYPNFAFSGIDVPPVAPPPALPTLLSTAMQSTMTLNVADMTGDGLSDLVVYSTGSIAVFPNAGAGVFTAEPAQIIAGTPQFFQPAPANYDGSAYNSLVSADSGIGQYTYYQNLGAAAGVQSGQFLASPMVTGTNTAANAETYGTNIRVDAAVDVDGDGVPELIAQTTTNGSTTDVVIGYRNGAGAANQSSNYTFTTIASAGSIGSATGTNLSYVQPVTISNATTTTILLATGSGFADSLATVTAGHDGKFGPVTQLNLGTTTCFQLNYADVGDTNGDGIPDIVAACGGQNGSGSGFYTLLGNGDGTFKTATFIPLGYSLYMVKLINFTGGKGKLDIAAIDHTSLFTGNVYVIPNVGDDSGNFAIANQAIILANYEVVDIVAGDYNVDGKQDLTLLTAGQWSTALSTILPNTAGVLLLPGNGDYSFGKVTIADGGHWPIWGSYADFNSDGAPDLAFVQTNNQYIESASPSAVQILPNLGGGNFGPAVTVPDSYVAGAALDPGFYDENAFTLVGKFTNSGGIDLIVSTFDGTGIFVNRGVTSMALTSNSPTPAQGTAVTLIATLGQIVSAGVTETGLVSFAVNGTPAGTAQIANGVATLTTTALPAGSDLITAAFAGDANHNQSNASVTLVVGTVAPAFAITATPATLTLPRGATGTVMLSIAANSTFSGTVQLACTGTPAETSCIAGSTSMTLSAGQSAGVTIVIATTPPNNTYQARNAKPLSPWGTTLGGVSLAGMLLLLWPKRRRLPTLFAAIVLVALGLGAAGMSGCSSGGTTTTTTANQYPGTTAGTYTLTVTVTSGGLTQTQPIALTVTQ is encoded by the coding sequence ATGGCTCCTGAGCTTGATGAGCTGAAGAAGCGGGCCGCCGCCGCATCGGGCGGTAAACCATCGCGAACCCAAATTCACCCGGACGCGAGCGGCGTTGGCGGCAGCAATGTGAACTTTCCCGGCTTCATCAGCGCACCTTATGTGAACGCGGTCGATGGCGACCCAAACATCGGGTACAGCTCCGTGAGCGGCGATTTCAATGGTGATGGAAAGATGGACGTCGCGACCGTCAAAGTCGACGGTGTCATCGACGTCATCCTCAACCCCGGCACCTTCGCCAACATCGCTTCAGTAACTCCGGTTATCTCCAACGACAACGGTAATACCGCTCTTCTTTTCGTGGAGAATGTGATTGCTGCGGACATGAACAATGATGGCTTCACCGACCTGATCGGCCAGGATTTCAACAACAATGCCATCGTCATCTGGCTCAGCAATGGGGACGGTACCTTCGCCGCTCCGGCGTCCTACCCGGTGAAATTCGCTTCTGGTGCAGCCTGGTATGGTTCCTCCGGTAGCAGCATCATGGTCGGCGACTTCAACGGCGATGGCGCTCTCGATATCGTCACGCTGAATATCGTTTCGTCGTTCAGTCCCACCATCGAAACGTCGTTTTCTGAGATCACATACGTCAACAACAGTAATGGACGCCTGACGGCTCTCCCCGAGGAAGTCACCACCTTCCCCGATTACTATTCTTCTGCCTTAAACTTTTCCTCCGTCTTCACTACTGATGGCATCAAGGCCTCCGGCATCGCCTTCGTCCTCACAGACAACGCTTTCAATGCCAGCTTCAACGGCGGCAGCGTCGTTGGCACTATGTTGAGCAATGGCGATGGCACATTCAAGGCACCTGTAGCGCCCACCAAGATCTTGATCCCTAACGCCGATATCTTTGTAGCCAACGTCTCCTTCCTTTCGGCCAACCTGACCAGCGAGGGCACGCCGAAGCTCCCGCCCCCCGGCACGGTCGGCAGTGGATTCGCCACAACTGACTTCGTCTTCATGGAGGCCGACGGCGCGGTATGGGACGTCCCCTTCACCTCCGGCAACCCGATTACTGCGCACGTGCTCGTGGGTTATCCGAACTTTGCCTTCAGCGGAATCGACGTTCCGCCGGTCGCTCCGCCGCCGGCCTTGCCTACGCTGCTCAGCACAGCTATGCAGAGCACCATGACACTGAACGTTGCCGACATGACCGGCGATGGTCTCTCAGATCTGGTCGTGTACAGCACAGGTTCCATCGCTGTTTTCCCCAATGCTGGTGCAGGCGTGTTCACAGCTGAGCCTGCGCAAATCATTGCCGGCACGCCACAGTTTTTCCAGCCCGCGCCCGCAAACTATGATGGCAGCGCCTACAACTCGCTGGTAAGCGCCGATAGCGGTATCGGCCAGTACACCTATTACCAAAACCTTGGTGCCGCTGCCGGGGTTCAGAGCGGCCAGTTTCTGGCGTCGCCCATGGTCACCGGAACCAACACCGCAGCCAACGCGGAAACATACGGAACGAACATACGCGTGGATGCCGCGGTCGATGTCGATGGCGATGGAGTTCCGGAGTTGATCGCGCAGACGACCACCAATGGCAGCACGACAGACGTCGTTATCGGTTACAGAAACGGTGCTGGCGCCGCCAATCAGTCCAGCAACTACACCTTCACGACGATTGCTTCAGCAGGAAGCATCGGCTCAGCCACCGGTACGAATCTCAGCTATGTCCAGCCAGTCACAATCTCTAATGCGACCACCACAACTATTCTTCTCGCCACCGGAAGCGGTTTCGCGGACTCTCTCGCGACTGTAACCGCAGGCCACGATGGAAAGTTTGGGCCAGTCACCCAGTTGAACCTCGGAACCACCACCTGCTTTCAGCTCAACTATGCAGACGTTGGCGATACCAACGGCGATGGCATTCCAGACATCGTCGCCGCTTGCGGTGGACAGAACGGCTCAGGATCCGGCTTTTATACTCTCCTCGGCAATGGTGACGGCACTTTCAAGACGGCCACATTCATACCTCTTGGCTACAGCCTCTACATGGTCAAGCTCATCAACTTTACTGGAGGCAAGGGCAAGCTTGATATCGCAGCGATCGACCATACCTCGCTTTTCACAGGCAATGTATATGTCATTCCCAATGTTGGCGACGATAGCGGCAACTTCGCGATCGCGAACCAGGCCATCATCCTCGCCAACTACGAAGTTGTTGACATCGTAGCGGGCGATTACAACGTTGACGGCAAGCAGGATTTGACTCTGCTTACCGCAGGTCAATGGAGCACAGCCCTCAGCACGATTCTCCCTAACACCGCGGGCGTTCTTCTTCTTCCTGGTAACGGCGACTACTCCTTCGGCAAAGTCACCATCGCTGATGGTGGTCACTGGCCGATTTGGGGCAGCTACGCAGACTTCAACAGCGATGGAGCTCCGGACCTCGCCTTTGTGCAAACCAACAATCAGTACATTGAGTCCGCTTCACCTTCAGCGGTGCAGATACTGCCCAACCTAGGCGGAGGTAACTTCGGTCCGGCAGTCACCGTGCCAGACTCCTATGTAGCAGGAGCTGCTCTGGACCCTGGCTTCTATGACGAAAATGCCTTCACCCTCGTGGGCAAATTCACCAACAGCGGCGGAATCGACCTCATCGTCTCCACCTTCGATGGCACCGGCATCTTTGTCAATCGGGGCGTTACCAGCATGGCGCTCACTTCAAACTCGCCGACGCCAGCTCAGGGAACCGCTGTCACACTGATTGCAACCCTCGGCCAAATAGTGAGTGCGGGTGTGACTGAGACAGGGTTGGTTTCTTTTGCCGTCAATGGCACTCCAGCAGGAACCGCACAGATTGCGAACGGGGTGGCTACGCTGACGACAACCGCACTTCCTGCGGGTAGCGATCTCATTACAGCCGCCTTTGCGGGGGACGCAAACCACAACCAGTCGAATGCCTCCGTCACTCTTGTCGTCGGCACCGTAGCTCCAGCGTTCGCCATCACAGCGACTCCGGCGACTTTGACGCTCCCACGCGGCGCAACGGGAACTGTCATGTTGTCGATCGCGGCGAACTCGACCTTTAGTGGCACCGTGCAACTTGCCTGCACGGGTACTCCCGCAGAAACCTCTTGCATCGCAGGTTCAACAAGCATGACCTTAAGCGCCGGACAGTCTGCAGGCGTTACGATCGTGATCGCAACCACGCCTCCCAACAATACGTATCAGGCCAGAAACGCTAAACCGCTATCGCCCTGGGGAACTACGCTGGGCGGAGTCAGCCTTGCAGGTATGCTGCTGTTGCTCTGGCCGAAACGTCGCCGTCTTCCCACTTTGTTTGCTGCAATCGTTCTTGTAGCGCTAGGACTTGGAGCTGCAGGTATGAGTGGTTGCTCGAGCGGCGGCACCACAACGACCACGACAGCTAATCAGTACCCCGGCACCACGGCAGGCACGTACACGCTCACCGTCACGGTGACGTCCGGCGGCCTTACACAGACCCAGCCGATCGCGCTTACCGTCACTCAGTAA